A genomic stretch from Microtus pennsylvanicus isolate mMicPen1 chromosome 11, mMicPen1.hap1, whole genome shotgun sequence includes:
- the C1qtnf2 gene encoding complement C1q tumor necrosis factor-related protein 2 encodes MTLFKVTTMISWVLLACALPCAADPLVGAFARRDFQKGGPQLVCSLPGPQGPPGPPGAPGSSGMVGRMGFPGKDGQDGQDGDRGDTGEEGPPGRTGNRGKQGPKGKAGAIGRAGPRGPKGVSGTPGKHGTPGKKGPKGKKGEPGLPGPCSCGSSRAKSAFSVAVTKSYPRERLPIKFDKILMNEGGHYNASSGKFVCGVPGIYYFTYDITLANKHLAIGLVHNGQYRIRTFDANTGNHDVASGSTILALKEGDEVWLQIFYSEQNGLFYDPYWTDSLFTGFLIYADQGDPNEV; translated from the exons GTGACCACCATGATCTCCTGGGTGCTCCTGGCCTGTGCCCTTCCATGTGCTGCTGACCCGCTGGTTGGTGCTTTTGCTCGAAGGGACTTCCAGAAAGGTGGCCCTCAACTCGTCTGCAGTCTGCCTGGTCCCCAAGGTCCCCCTGGCCCTCCAGGAGCACCAGGATCCTCAGGAATGGTGGGAAGAATGGGTTTTCCTGGTAAAGATGGCCAAGACGGCCAGGATGGAGACCGGGGGGACACTGGAGAAGAAG GTCCACCTGGCCGGACAGGCAACCGTGGAAAACAAGGACCAAAGGGCAAAGCTGGGGCCATTGGGCGGGCTGGCCCTCGAGGACCCAAGGGGGTCAGCGGTACCCCAGGGAAACATGGCACACCAGGCAAGAAAGGACCTAAAGGCAAGAAAGGAGAACCGGGTCTCCCAGGCCCCTGCAGCTGCGGCAGCAGTCGAGCCAAGTCGGCCTTTTCGGTGGCGGTGACCAAGAGCTATCCACGCGAGCGGCTGCCCATCAAGTTTGACAAGATTCTGATGAATGAGGGTGGCCACTACAATGCGTCCAGCGGCAAGTTCGTCTGCGGCGTGCCAGGGATCTACTACTTCACCTATGACATAACCCTGGCCAACAAGCACCTGGCCATCGGCCTGGTGCACAACGGCCAGTACCGCATTCGGACTTTTGATGCCAACACAGGCAACCACGACGTGGCCTCGGGCTCTACCATCCTGGCTCTCAAGGAGGGGGACGAAGTCTGGCTCCAGATCTTCTACTCGGAGCAGAATGGACTCTTCTACGACCCCTACTGGACCGACAGCCTCTTCACGGGCTTCCTCATCTATGCTGACCAGGGAGACCCCAATGAGGTGTAG